The sequence AAAGAGACCTGCACTTAGCTGTTGCAAAATCCAATGTCTGATTCTTTCGGATGGAAATTTTGCATTTCGGACCGTTCCATTTTCACAGATCGCGCCGACCTGGGTCTCTGAGACCAAGAAGTGCCTTATTTTCTTATCTTTTTCTTCAAAAAAGGCCCTTTTTTCGACCTTAGAATGAGGTCATCAACTCAAAATCAGCCTATTTTTATAGCTAACACACAAATATCATTAATAAAAACTCGCGTTGCGGACTTTCAAAATCCCCACTCCAGCATGTTTCCGCAATCCTGTTTTATCGCCTGGGTCTCTATCGCCTGGGTCTCTGAGACCAAGAAACCACCAATTTCATTCACTTTTTTCTCGAAAAAGGCCCTTTTTTCGACCTTAGAATGAGGTCATCAACTCAAAATCAGCCTATTTTTATAGCTAACACACAAATATCATTAATAAAAACTCGCGTTGCGGACTTTCAAAATCCCCACTCCAGCATGTTTCCGCAATCCTGCGCTCCGTACGGGGCCGGTTGTTCGCCGAGCATGTTGCTTTCGTCCTTCAGAATGGGCGCATATCCGCTCTGCCTGCGCACATGATCAACAAACTTCACGCTCCCCACGGCCAGCTCCGCCGTCCACACATCGTCTCGGCACAGATGCCCGCGCTTGACCACGTTATCCACCCAGCCCGCATAATGCTCTGGAAATGTCGGATCATCCGGCAAGCCTGCCAGCCTGGACAGCTCGGACAGGTTCACTGTCTTGTAACGCTGCTTGGGCTTCACGATCTCGTGGTAGCCGCCGTGCTTCCACTCCGAAGGATGCCTGACCACTCCGGCCCGAACCATGTTTGTGTCGATGTACAGCGAGCACCGAACCAGATGCTCTCCGCTCTCCACCGCCGTGGCATGGTAGCGCCGCTCCCAGAAGCTTCCCTTGCGGTCGCTCTTCTTGTTGTACGTTGCGGCCACCTTGGAACCCAGATCGCGCATCATCTCCGGTATCGCTTCCCTGTCTGTCGGGCTGACCACGAGCAGATGAACGTGGTTGGAAGTCACCGTGAAGTTCAGCACCGGCACCCGGTAACGGCCCTGATTTTCAAAGAGCGTGTCTGTCAGCAGCTTGCGGTACAATACCTGATTCAAGAGAAAGTCCCGATTGTGACAACGGGCAGTCAGATGCCAGACATAACCAGGCTCGAAAAATCGTTGCGGGTAACCCATAAAGACCAGACCTGCGTTGATAGGCACTCCCATCGGCCCAACCGATAACCCATCGATCTAAGCCGCGCCTCGTCCAAGGCTTGCACGCTCATACTCCCCGTCATCGCTTGTGGAGAAACAAACTCTATGTGCACCGCCTGGATGAACTGCTACCAGCGCAAAAATCTTATTCCAATTGGACCTGCTACCCATTCTGTCTGAAAATCGCTGGCCTTCAAAAAAAAGTTAGGCCCCGCCCGGGTCTCTGAGACCTAGAACAATCCTTGCGAACAGTGAGCGGTGATCGGAAAAAGGCAACGGGATCAGGAGCTGGCCCCTGCCAGCACCCTGCCCTGAAGTCGGACACGTATCTTTCCGGATTTTCACCTAAAAACGCAAAAGAGTTTACAAGACCCGTGCCATGAAGCCTTTTTACTCCATACGCCGAAAAGCCCCGCCAGACGTGGCTTTTCTTGTTTTACCCGGTAGCGATGACGAGAATGGGATGTCTGATTTTGCTGGACAGTCTTGGTTGGTGAATGGTGATTGGTGCCTATGCCTGGGTCTCTGAGACCAAGAACTTACCAATTTCATTCACTTTTTTCTCTAAAAAGGCCCTTTTTTCGACCTTAGAATGAGGTCATCAACCCAAAACCAGCCTATTTTTATAGCTAACACACAAATATCATTAATAAAAACTCGCGTTGCGGACTTTCAAAATCCCCACTCCAGCATGTTTCCGCAATCCTGGCCTGGGTCGCCTGGGTCTCTGAGACCAAGAAACCACTAATTTCATTCACTTTTTTTTCAAAAAAGGCCTTTTTTTCGACCTTAGAATGAGGTCATCAACCCAAAACCAGCCTATTTTTATAGCTAACACACAAATATCATTAATAAAAACTCGCGTTGCGGACTTTCAAAATCCCCACTCCAGCATGTTTCCGCAATCCTGCGCTCCGTATCAAGTCTGGGTCTCTGAGACCAAGAACTTACCAATTTCATTCACTTTTTTCTCTAAAAAGGCCCTTTTTTCGACCTTAGAATGAGGTCATCAACCCAAAACCAGCCTATTTTTATAGCTAACACACAAATATCATTAATAAAAACTCGCGTTGCGGACTTTCAAAATCCCCACTCCAGCATGTTTCCGCAATCCTGCGCTCCGTACGGGGCCGGTTGTTCGCCGAGCATGTTGCTTTCGTCCTTCAGAATGGGCGCATATCCGCTCTGCCTGCGCACATGATCAACAAACTTCACGCTCCCCACGGCCAGCTCCGCCGTCCACACATCGTCTCGGCACAGATGCCCGCGCTTGACCACGTTATCCACCCAGCCCGCATAATGCTCTGGAAATGTCGGATCATCCGGCAAGCCTGCCAGCCTGGACAACTCGGACAGGTTCACTGTCTTGTAACGCTGCTTGGGCTTCACGATCTCGTGATAGCCGCCGTGCTTCCACTCCGAAGGATGCCTGACCACTCCGGCCCGCAGCATGTTGGTGTCGATGTACAGCGAGCAGCGCACCAAGTGCTCTCCGCTCTCCACCGCCGTCGCATGATAGCGCCGCTCCCAGACTTGCCTGGGTCTCTGAGACCAAGAACAGCCTGGTCGGCATCCGAAGAAAACTCGCCGCATAAGCAATACCAGAACGCAAAGGCGGAGCCACCCTCCGCCTTTTTACTGCCCCGTCGCCATCAATCCAAATTAAGTTTTGCTGCCTGTAGCTCAGCCTTCTCAGCCACCATCCCCGCCGCGCCCGCTGTCTCCGTTCCTGCTTCCGTCGCTGGTTCTGTCGCTGCCTCCATCGCTGCCTCCATCGCTGCCTCCATCGCTGCCTCCATCGCTGCCTCCGTCGCTGCCTCCGTCGCTGCCTCCGTCGCTGCCTCCGTCGTTGCCTCCATCGCTGCCTCCGTCGTTGCCTCCGTCGTTGCCTCCGTCGTTGCCTCCGTCGCTGCCTCCGTCGCTGCCTCCGTCGCTGCCTCCATCGCTGCCTCCGTCGCTGCCTCCGTCGTTGCCTCCATCGCTGCCTCCGTCGTTGCCTCCGTCGCTGCCTCCGTCGCTGCCTCTCCCGCTGCCATCATTAATGGTGCAATCTTTGCTTTATGGCATCGTCCGTCCCGTATCCGATCCGATCAGACTCAGCGAGGAACAGGTTGTAAATGATCGATCCCATGCAGAGCATAACCGGCCAACCGGACATGCATCCTGGGCGCAGACACTTCCCTCGCCGCATGCGGAGGGAAACGGCGAGAGGAAATTCCTGTTGCTGACTTCAAACCTGACAACGAAGCAGAGAGGCTTCACCATGAAATCAAAAATGCGTTGTATGTTTGCATTTGCTTTTGTATTTTTTCTGATTTCATGCCCCACATGGGCAGCAGATAGTTCCACATCATGGATCGGCACTGGGGACACATCCTGGAGCAATTCAATGAATTGGGACAATGGCGTGCCCGTAACCGGCTCCAGGGTCGTACTATCTCTGCCGGATGCCAATAACGGCGATTATACAGTCGTCTATGACGTTCTCGGTGATGACTTTCCAAAACTCACAGATATCATCATAAATGGATCCACCGACTTTCAGCCGATACTCCAACTCCAAAAAGGTACTGATTCTTCCCCGCTCTATTTCGAAAGCGCATCCATGCTCGTCGGCGATACCGGAAAAGGGAGCTTGGTTCATGAATACGGGACGGTCGAAACGCAAAGCCTAATCTTGGGCGACGATACCGATAGCGTCGGCCGATACGCCATTTCGGGTGAATTCAAGCTTCCTGATGAAATCGAAGCTCCCGCAGAGTGGGGGCCTGACCAGACAGACTCATTTCTCGGAGTACTCGGCAATCTCCTGGTCGGTAATGCCGGGGATGGGGCATTCTCGCAACAAGGCGGAATAGTTATCGTTAAAGACGACCTGATCCTTGGATCAACTTTCACCGGCGAGGGCTCATACACCCTTGCCAACGGCGTGCTGTGGACGGGCAACACCGTTGTGGGCGGCGACGGAACCGGACTTT is a genomic window of Desulfomicrobium baculatum DSM 4028 containing:
- a CDS encoding transposase; this translates as MGVPINAGLVFMGYPQRFFEPGYVWHLTARCHNRDFLLNQVLYRKLLTDTLFENQGRYRVPVLNFTVTSNHVHLLVVSPTDREAIPEMMRDLGSKVAATYNKKSDRKGSFWERRYHATAVESGEHLVRCSLYIDTNMVRAGVVRHPSEWKHGGYHEIVKPKQRYKTVNLSELSRLAGLPDDPTFPEHYAGWVDNVVKRGHLCRDDVWTAELAVGSVKFVDHVRRQSGYAPILKDESNMLGEQPAPYGAQDCGNMLEWGF